In Candidatus Binataceae bacterium, the DNA window TCGGCGGGATTCTGCGAGAGCACGATGAAACTCGCGTGCGGGCCGTCCGCGAAGCGCAGATAGACCGCGCGCCGGCTGCCCTTCTGTGGACTGGTGAACAGCGTTTTGATGCCGCCGATGTTCTCCATCGTGTCGAGGCAGACCTTGAGCCCCAGCAGGTCGCGATAGAAGTGCAGCGAGCGATCCATGTCGCGGACGCCAACAGCGATATGGGAAACCGCTTTCATAAGCTTTGCTCCTCGAATATCCGCGCGGATCTCAGGCGCATACGGCGGCATCGCACCGGCCCGCACCCGACTTGATAAACGCGTTGACCTGACTTTCCACGACCGTACCCTTGAAGAAATCGGGATTCGCCCCGGCCCAGAACTCCACCGGATAGCCGAAGACAAAATCACGGAAGTCGCTCTCCGTGATGAGACCGTCGTCGACCAGTTCGTGCGCTTCAATCAGAACCTCGCGCATGTCAGCGACATCGAAGTGACCGATGTCGGAGCCGAACAGCGTCTTGATGCGCGCACCGTAGGGATTCACTTTGTCGGCGAAGCCCCAGGCATTGGTGGGGTCGTCGGCTTCGCAGCCGAAGTAGAAGTTGCACGCGAAGAGGTCGAGAAAATCCGCGGGCTTTTCGATCTTGCAGGCGGAGTAATCGTCGATCACTGCGGGACCTTGCGCAGCCCAGCGCGCGGCCACCTCTTCGCCTTCGGGCACGGCCTGCCAGCCGTCGAGTTTGGCCGCGGCCTCCTTGCTGCCGTACTGCTCGAACAGCTCGCGCAACAGCTTGCGATCGAGATTGGCCGGATCAACCTCCGCGAGCGCCCGGGCGTTGCGCTTTTTCCAGTGGCCGATCAGGTCGCTGTAGAGCTGACAGGCCCAGCCAACGCCGCCTTCGAGAAAGGCGCAGCGCAGCGTCGGAAAGCGCCGCGTCACGCCGCCAATCACCAGCGCCTTGCAAACTGCCTCGGCCGCCGTCGCGAAATGACCGATATGGTTGTAGGTAAAATTCGACGGCGACATCCTGAAACCCGCGCTGCGGCCGGCGCTGTGAAAGGTCGGCGCGAAGCCCAGCTCGACGCACTTCGCCCACACCGGATCGTAGTCATATTCGCTGTCGAGCCCGAGAGCGTCGTACGTAACGCCGGCGCGCAACGAGCCGCCTTTGCGCGCGAGCGCCGGGATGGGCCGGCGGATGATGCTGCCGGCCACGATCGCCTTCAGGCCGAGCGACTTGACGTGCTCCAGCTCCGCGAGCGCCTCGGCGGGCGTATGCATCGGGATGGCGGCGGCGGGCGTGAGGCGGTCGGCGAACTCACCAAAAACGTCCGCGATATACATATTGAAGCCGCGACAGGCCGCCTGCCGCATCTCGGCGTCGCTGATCGAATAGAGGCCGAGACCGGTCGTCGGGTAGAGCACGGCGAAATCGATGCCGAGTTCGTCGAGGCGATGGTAGAGCAGCTTCGGCAGCATCGCAGTGGCGCGATCGCGCGTGTTCCTGGTCGGAAACGCCCACCAGGCTTGTTGGGCGCGGCCCTGGTCGCGCCGCTCCGCATTGCTCATAGAGATAATCTGCGCGACCACGTCGTCGCGCGACTTGAAGCCGTCGGCCGCTTTGTTGCCCGCGACTTTTCTGACGTAGTCGAGAATCATCGGTTGGTATTCGACCCAGTGCCCGTCCGAATCGATTACCGGATGGCTGAGCCGCGCGCGCAGTTGCTGCGCGTCGACATGATGGTTACCTGACATTGCTTGCTTGCCTTCGATTGTTAGCCGTCGATGATCAAATTCAATCCAACAGCTAGCGGGCGGGAGGTTTTGATGTCAAGAACGGCGGTTGAAGGCGCGGCTGCACGAGCGTTTGGGCTGGCGCCGCGCATCTTGCTAGAACCCTTGGAGATAGGTTCCAGCACTGGGAGCCGCGACAGCGGAGCGGTGTGCTGACTGTGGGCGGTGAAAAAATTGGGCAGACTCGACGGCAAGGTCGCATTCATCACGGGCAGCGGGTCCGGGATCGGGCAGGCCGCGGCAGTGCGCTTTTGCCGCGAGGGCGCGCAGGTTGTGGTGGCGGAGATTTCGCGCGAAAGCGGCGAGCGCACCGTCGCGATGGCGCGTGATCTCGGCGGCGACGCCACTTTTATCCATACCGACGTGACCGAGCCCGAGAGCGTCGAGCGCGCGATCGTCGCCACCGTCGCGACCTATGGCAAGCTCAATATCCTGTACAACAATGCCGGCGGCTCGACCGCGCAGGATGGCCCCGTCACCAAGGTCACGATTGAAGAGTTCTGGCGGACGATCAAGGTCGATCTGTACGGCACATTTCTGGCCTGCAAGTACGCGATTCCCGAGTTGATCAAGGCGGGCGGCGGCGCGGTGATCAACACCAGCTCGGTTGTGGCTCTGACCGGGATCAAGGGGCGCGACGCCTATACCGCAGCCAAAGGCGGCGTACTGGCGATGACCCGCTCAATGGCGGCGAACTACGCCAAACACAAGATTCGGGTGAATGCGATCGCGCCCGGCGCGACGCTTACCGCGCGGGTGCGCAAGCTGCTCGGCGATGATCCGGCCGGCGCCGCATTGGCTGACAACCATCTGCTCGGGATGGGTGAGCCCGAGGATATCGCGAACATGGCGCTGTTCCTGGCGTCCGACGAGGCGCGGATCATCACCGGCGCGGTTTTTCCCGTGGATAGCGGCTGGAGCGCCGTGTAAAGCGCTTCGCGCGGCGAACTTAGTGACGGAGGCGGATATGAGCTCGATACTGGAAGAGAAAGAGGCCATCCGCGACCTGATGTCGGAGTACTGCTTTTATGTCGACAACGGCGAATTTGAAAAGTTCGCCGCGCTTTTCGCGCTCGACGGAATTTTCGAGACCGGTCCTCTGGGCAAGCTCGAGGGCCGCCGGGCGATTCACGATTTTATCGCCGCGCACGTTCCCCGCGCCGGTGAGGGACCGGCGCGCAAGCACTGCACGATGAATCACCTGATCCGGGTCAACGGCGCCGAGGCGCGCGCCGACAGTTATATCGTGGTGGTGCGCGAGGCCGGCGACGGCATAATCGCGTCGCTCGCGGGACGCTATGAAGACCAACTCATCAAGGAAGCGGGCGCGTGGCGGTTCAAAGTCCGGAAGATCCACTTCGACATCTCGGGCGATCTCGGACTGAAGAAACCGGAAACCAGGTAAGGGCATGAGTGAGGCTCGCGCCAAACCGGTCCCGCTCGCCGATGAGCTCTCGGCGCCCTTCTGGGCCGCAGCCCGCGAAGGCCGCCTCGTCGTCCAGCGCTGTGTATGCGGCTACTACAACCATCCGCCGCGACAAGTTTGCGATCAGTGCCTTTCTCAGGAACTCAAGTTTGTGCCGGTCAGCGGGCGCGGCAAAATCTATTCATTCACGATTATGCATCAGCGGGACGTCGCCGGCTTCGAGAGCGAGGCGCCGTTTCTTAATCTGGTCGTCGAGCTTGACGCGCAACCGATGCTGCTGATGGTCGCAAATCTCCCGGCGGCTGAGCGCGACCGCGTCAGAATTGGCGCACCGGTTGAAGTGCAATTCGAGGATCGGGGAGGCGGCGCAGTCATTCCGCAGTTTCGTCTAGCGGATTGAGACAATTGGGAGGATTGAGCTGATGTGGGCAGGGCGCGGCAAGACCGCAATCGTGGGGATCGGCTATTCGGAGATTACCCGCCGCCCGCAAAAGCCGCTCGGGCTGCTCGCGCTTGACGCCTCCCGCGCCGCGATCGCGGACGCGGGTCTCGAGCCCGCTCAGATCGACGGCCTCGCCACCTATCCGGAATCACCCTTCGCGGGCGCCGGTAATCGCGACGGCGAAGAGGTGGTCAGCGTGATGTACCTCGTGAACCATCTCGCGCCGGCGCCGGAAATCCGCTGGTACGCGCAGATTGAGACGGGCATGATCGCGAGCCCGATGATCGAGGCCGTTAATGCGATTATTTCAGACGCCTGCGACTACGTGCTGGTCTGGCGCGCGCTTCATCGGCCCGTCGTACGCGCCACGGCGACGCGGCCGAGCGGCGCGCCGAGCTGGGCGGGCGAGGCGCAGTTCCTCGCGCCTTACGGCTGCAACTCGATTATCCAGTGGCACGCGCTGGCGTGGCAGCGCTATATGCATCGTTACGGCGCGACCGGCGAGGCGCTGGCGGCGCTCGCGCTCAACAGCCGGCGCAACGCGAATCTGAATCCGCGGGCCTTCTTCTACAAGGAGCCGATGACCCGCGAAGACTATTTCGCCTCGCGCTGGATCGCCGAGCCGCTGCGGCTGTACGATTGCGACGTGCCGGTCGACGGCTGCGTCGCGATGGTCGTGACGAGCGCGGAACGCGCACGCGATTTGCGCCATCCGCCCGCGTACATCGCGGGCTACGGACAGAACACTGCGCCGCGCCGCGCGCTGCTGCACTACGCGCTCGACGACTACATGGAGTGCGGCGGTTCGCTGGCGCGCAAGTTGTGGGCCTCGGCGGGCGCCGGACCGCGCGAGATGGACGCCGCGCAGCTTTACGACGGCTTCAATCCCTCGACGCTCTATTGGCTCGAAGCGGCGGGCTTTTGCCCGCGCGGCGAAGGCGAAGGGTTCGTGCAGGACGGGCGTATCGCGCTCGCGGGCGAATTACCGGTCAACACCTTTGGCGGCAGCCTGAGCGAGGGGCGGATGCATGGGATGGGGCATATAGCGGAGGCGGTGCGCCAGGTTACCGGGCGGGCCGAACAGCGTCAGATAGCCGGCGCCGAGCTGGTCTGTGCGATCGACGGCTCGCCGATGCTGCGGGGCAGCGGCCTCGTCGTGGCCAAGCACCCGTCATGAGCAATTATCTTCACGAGTATCTTTACGAAGTTCTGGAGCGGCTCATCGCTTTCGATACGGTGAGCGCGCACAGCGACGTCGCGGCGATGGAATATCTCGCCGATCATCTGGATCGCGCAGGATTCAGGACCGCGATCCACAAGAGCGAGATCGCTCGCGTCACGCAGGCCAACCTGGTCGCATGGGCGGGCTCGCCCGCGCCCAACGGCCTGATCATCTCGGGCCATCTCGACACGGTGCCGTTTGCGGGTCAGCCCGGATGGGAGCGCGATCCGATCCGGATGGAACGCACCGACGAGCGCATCTTCGGGCGCGGCACGACCGACATGAAGGGGTTTCTTGCGCAGTGCCTCGACGCGGCGCGCGAGCTCGATCAGGCGCGCTTGCGCCGCCCACTGGTGTTCATTTTCACGGCGAGCGAAGAGATCGGCGGGTTGGGCGCGCAGCGCGTAACGCCAGCGCTGCCCGATCTGTTGGGCGACCTGCCCTGCCCAGCCCTCGCCTGGATCGGCGAGCCGACTTCATACGCGATTCACGCGGCGCATAAGAGCGCCGTGGTGGTCGAGATCAAGGTGCGCGGACGGGGCGGACACAGCGGCGCGCCGCAGCAGGGGGCTAATGCGATCGCGGTCGCGGGCAAGGTGATCGAGGTGATCGGACGCTTGCAGGAAGAGCGCCGCGCGCAACCCGATCCGCAGTTCGCCGCGCTCTTTCCCGATTCGCCCTTCGACGTCATGAACTTCGGGACGATCAGCGGTGGCATCGCCGAGAACGTGATCGCGGAGCAGTGCACGCTGCGCATCAGTTATCGCACGCTGCCCGGGACTGATGCGCTGGCCCTGCGCGAGGAGATCGCGCGACGTTGCGCGGCGATCGAAACTTATGACTACGCCTCGCGCGACCATCGCGCGACGATCGAAGTCGGCGCAGCCAAGGTGATGCCCGCGATGGCCTCGCGGCGCGGCACGCTACTCGAACGGGCGCTGCTTGAGGTAACGGGTGAGCAGCAAGTCTCAGGCGCGCCGTTCTGCACCGACGGCGGATGGTTCGCGGACGGCGGCATCAGCTCGCTGATCTGCGGCCCGGGCGAGTATGCGCAGGCCCATCAGCCCAATGAATCGATCCCGCGCGCCGCCTTTGAACGCGGCACTGCGGTCGTCTTGCAGGTCGTCGCGAAGCTCTGCTGCTAGTCCTTAGCTCGTGGCTTCCCTCAGGAAGCCGAGCAGGATTCGATTGAACTCTTCGGGGCGCTCGAAATAGACCGAGTGGCCCGCGCCCGGCACTTTGACGAAACGCGCGTGCGGAATCCGCCGCGCGATGAGTTCCATCAGCGGCGGCGGCGCGATCACATCTTCTTCGCCGACGAGGAGCATCGTGGGGATGCGCTTGGCGATGACCTCATCCACTTGATGCTTCAGGCCCGTCAAGGTCGCGAGTAGATTCGGCGGGACATGCCGGTTAAGCCCGGAGATTTGCTGATAGAGAAAATGGCGCATGGGCTCGCGATGCGGGAAGCCGGCGGCGTAGGCGTGCGTCAGGATCTGCGTCAGTCCGCCCTTGCGCAGGTCGCTGAGCGCCGCGGCCTGCTCGCGGATGATCTCGGGATCGTCCACCCCGGCGGTGGTGTCGCACAGCACCAGCGCGCTGACACGGTCAGGATAGGCCGCGGCAAAGCCGAGCACCGTCCAGCCGCCCATCGACTGGCCGGCCAAGGCTGCGCGCTCCAGGCCAAGATGATCGAGCAGTTGGCGCAGATCTTCGACGAAAGCGTTGGCGCCAGGTCCGCCCTCGGCGTCGCGCGAATCTCCGAAGCCTCGATGATCAAAGGTGACGCAGCGGAACTGTCGTGAGAGTTCAGGCACCTGCTGCCACCAACTGAGATGGTTGCCGCCGCCGCCGTGCGCGAGCACCAGGGCCGGCCCCTCGCCATGGACCTCGTAGCAGAGATCGATTCCGTTGATTTTAGCCTGCGGCATCAGAAGGCCTCCTGCTGATTGGTGCCAGCTCGCGCATTCCTCGAGTCCGTGCTTCCTTCCTTCGGATGACTGCTCATTGGATATTGCTTTGAACGAACTCCCAATGTGACGTTTGGGCGAAGATCTCCCCTGTGCCGCTCACGAATGCGGCGTGCGCCGTCGGGTCGAGACCCAAGCGATCGGCCATCCATGCGGTGGGGTAGCCAAGGTAGCCATAAACACCGACTATGCAGGGCGCCGAGGTCGCGGTATCACAGCCTGGCTGGCCTGAAATATCATTGTGTGTAGGACCGATCAGTGTTGCGGTAATTTTCGGCACGGCGTTTGGTACTGCGGCGTAGAACGCGGCGAGCGACTGCTCGCCTACCTGCTGCGGCGGCTGCAACTGGGTTGGCGGCGAGATCGGAATATCGTTGGAGCCGTCGACGAAGAACACTGATCCCTGCGTGATGCTCGCAGTGTCCAGCACCTGATTCGGAGAGCAAAAGCAGAATTGCTGTCCGGGCAATTCGATTGGTATAACCGTCGAAATTTTCCCATTGGACGCGATCATCGCGCGAGTAGCGCCGCCAGCGCCCTGAGAGTGTCCCATCGCGCCAATATGGCTCGTATCGAGTTTGTTGAAAAAGATGCTGCTGGGATCGCTATTCGCTTGCACCATGAACTTCGCCGCATCCAAAATCGTCGTTCCGTCGCCGGTGAACCGATCCCTCGTCGCCACGATCACGAAGCCCCATGACGCCAAGTGACGCAGGAAGTACGAGACGCCGCTGGAGACCCCGCCGGTGCCATTACCCCAGGTGATTATCGGGTGCGGGATGCCCGCGGCTAGATTCGTAGGGTAGTAGAGGTCACACCGATTGCCTCTGTGGTCGCAGGGTTGAGAACTGACTCCTACAGTAACGGCCTGGGGACCAGGCGCCGCGTATTTCTTTTCGATGGTGCCGGTCGCGTGATCGTCGGTCGACGTGCAAGCGGCGAGCGCCAACGATGCAATCAGTAATACGAAGAATTTGTAACTGCCACGCGGCATCATGATTCGCTCCTCTAAAGATGAACACACCCTCGCGTCGCCATCGCCACAGACAGATGTCAGCGTCGTTGACCCGACGCACTTATTTTAGCCTTTATGCTCACCGAGCAATGAACCCACTTAAGTTTACGCTTGACGGAATTGCAAAGTCGTTCATCGGCTGTCCGGAAATCGCATCGACGACAACCTCGTCGCTCATAGTTCAGTGTGACGTTGTCTCTGCGCCTCAAGAAGCAGGTCAGCCGAATCTTCAGAAAAGCGCTGATGTTGTTCATCCCGCAACCTCTTGGCGCGCAGGATCATGCGGGAAACAATTTTGCCATCGGAACCTTTGGTAATGCTCTTGGCCTCGGGCACGGCTCGCTCAAATACGTTGGCAATGTAGGCCGATACAGCCACGCCCTGAGCGGCTGCCGCAACCTTGATGCGTCTCTTCAGCGCCGGACTTATATCGACGGTTAGTCGGGGTCTCGGGTGCGTTGATTTCTTCGAGGCGCCTTTCGTTGTCATCGTGAACCTCGGGAGAATTTCGGTAGTTGTCAAAATTGTTATGATTACAAACTATGATGATTGATCGAACTCATCGGGGAAATCGCTGCGACATCGGGAGGCAATTCGCGTCAGGGAACGCGAGTTTATGGTTTTTTGAATTGGTCGGGGTGGCCGGATTTGAACCGGCGACCACACGCACCCCAAGCGCAAACGACGATATGACTCATACGAATTATCCTTGTTGCATAAGGCTTTTGACTGAGCAATGCTAACTTGGGGATGATTCGTTTGAGTCATTGGTTTACCGTATAAAGCCCGCCAAAATTGTCAGATACGTGTCAGATGGATTTAGAGGTCGTCGTCCTCGATGAGATCGTTATCTTGGTACGATGGTACGATGTGGGCGCTGGGGAGCTGTAATTCGTATTTGGTCACTGGCGCAGCGCGCGAGATGGTCTGCGAAAGACGTTTCGCGACCGCTTCCGTGGTCGGAGTCATGCAGTACAAAGAGTGAGCGCCATACCATTGAGTCATCACTGGCTGCTTCTCATCGTGCACGTCGATGCGAATTAGCGGCCCGTTGAGGCGAACGTAGCCGCCAAGCTTGCGATGACCCATCAGTTCGAGAATCGCCCAGCCCTCGAACTCGAACGCCGAGACTTGTTCTTGTTCAGCCATTACTCGTCCCCTGCCGTTTTCCTGCCGCTTGGCCCGGTTTCCACTTCAAATAATGATCGATCAGCATCTGCAGATTCGCGTGGCCCATCTGCTCGGCGACCGCTTGGAGCTCCGCGCCTTCCTGCAGGAGCCGCGTCGCGAAGGTATGCCGGCACTGGTAGAACTCGCGATGCTTCACGCCGGCGCGCTTCAGGATCGCCGGCCAGTTCTTCGAGCTGAACCGCTGCGGACCGTGCGGCTGCGGCCGCGACGGACTCATCGGCCACAGCCAGACGAAGCGCAGCTCGGTCGCCGAAATCTGCGCGCGTAGAGCCGCATAGACGGCGTCCGTCATCACGAGGTCGCGCCGCGCGCGCTTATTCTTGACCGTGCCCTCGCCCCAGCGCGAGAAGGTCTGCCGGACCCGGACGATCCGGTTGCCGAGGTCGATATCCGCGCGCTTGAGCCCGAAATTCTCGTTCGGCCGCAGGCCCGTGCCGAACGCGACCACGACGACGTCAGCCTTGACCGCGCCGATTTCCACATCCGCGACAAAGCCGACGAACAGCACCACCGAGCCATACGCGGTCGCGTCGACGCTCGCCTGGCCATTCGTCAGCAGCGCCGGATTGAAGATGCGATTGACGGTCACCGTCGCGCCGTCGAAGAGCCCGGCCACCAGCGCCTGCTTGAGCGTCAGCCCCAGCGCGACGATCGGCGTCCCCAGCGCCGCGACCGTAATCGTGACGTCGTAGGCCGCCTCCCGCGACTGCCGCAGCGTCTGCTGCTTGATCGCCGTGCGGCTCACCGCCTGGTCGCCTTTGGTGTAAACGTTGCTGTTGAAAACCGTGTCGCGGTCGAGCGAGGACCAGCGCAGCACCTGGCCGGTGACCAGCGTGATCGCGTAGAGGTCCGCCGTCAGCAGTTGCGCGGTCGGCGACGCCAGAAGAGCCTGTAGCGCGGCGGTCGCAGCCTTCATCGTTCGCTTAAGCCGGGACCTCGAGCATCGCCCCGCGGATCGCGCCGCGCAGCGCGTTTACCAAGGCCCCCCGATTGTTCATCAATAAGCGCGCCACGCTGTCCCCGTCCGTGGCCTCGATATGAAAGTGATTGACGAAGGTGTGGCCGCCGCCTGCGCCACCCGCGCCTTCCTCACCGCCACGCGGAAACGCGCGCTGCACCCGCTCGCTCAGATGCGCCGGCAACACCATCTCGCGCGGATGCAAAATCGCGAAAGTCCCACTGTTGCCGACTGTCATACCACCCGCCGCCGAGGGCACAATGCCGCCGCTGGCGAACCCAAATGGCTTGACCCCGGCAGGTGAGCTGAACAGCGCGATGAGCGTAAGGAGGGTCGTATGGATTAGCGCCTGCGCCAGATGCAGTTCGGCAAGGGCGAAATGCGATACGGCGGTGGCCAGATGCGCCGCGCTGATCGCATGCAGCGGAATCAGGGCAAGCGTCATCGCGGTCTGCAGGATTTTTCCTAACGGCCCCAGGATGCCTTGCAAGGCGTTGTTCATGGCTTCGCCCTGAGCCGCGGCGGCCTTCGCTGCGTTCTGGGCCGCATTCCCTGCGCCCGCCGCAGCGCTACCGCCGGCAAGATTCCCGACTACATTCCCGAGCCCTTTGAAGGCCTCGCCGAACAGGCTCTTGACTGCTGGCTCAGCCGCTTTGAAGGCGTCACCGAAAAGCTTGTTGACCGCCCCGGTCGCCGCCGGCCCGCCGAAAATTGACGCGCCGATGCCCGCCAGGCCGCCGCCGGCGCCCTCCTTGCCGAAGAGCGCCGCGCCGAACGAACCTTCCTTGCCGCCGAGCAGTAAATCCTTGATCCCGCTCTTCGCGATCGAGAGCGCGATATCTTCGCCCATCTTGCGAAAGGCCTGCGTCGCCGTCTGCGTGCCCTGCGCCGAGCGTAAGACTCGCGTGTTCGAGCGTTTCCGCCCACTCCGCCGTCCCGAAAATCGCTTCGTTGAATGCTTCCTTGATCTTCGACGCAAATTCCTCGATTTGCAGCCCGCCGAAGACCCCGGCCGCGACCTCGCCGACCCGTTTCAGCGTATCGCTGAAATCATCCGCGGCTCCTTGGGCAGCCTTCATCCCCTCGGGCAGTTGTTCGACCGCGGCCTTCGCCTCGTCGAGCCCCGCCTTCAGCCCATCGTCGGTCGCGGTTATCTGGACATTAATTTGATCATCAGCCATCGATTTTCCCCGTTGGCGCTAAGCACACGCGCAGCGCTAGTTCTTGGGTAATTCGATCTTGCCCTGGACGTTGAAACCGGCCGCGCCGAAGGCCGCCAGCAGCGTATCCAGCGATTGCTCCTGCGGTTTGGCCGGCGCCTCGTAGCCGGCCAACGCCGCCGCCAGAATATGCGTCGCCGGATGCTCGCGCAGGTAGCCGTTGAGCGCGCGCACCTGCGGAATCGTCAGCTCGTTTTCGACGTAGCCCCACGTCCAGTGATAGCAGGCGCATAGATGAGCTATCAGGAAATCCCAGTCGCCGGCGTCGCTGGCCCGCCCTGCGGGCCCGCCACTTCCCCCGCGGCGGGTTCCTCGTCGTTGAAGCCATTGGCCTTGCGCAGCGCGATAAAGATCGGCATCAGGTCCCTGGTCTGCAGCTGCTCCTCGAGCAGCGCGCTCGTCAGCTCGGGATAGTTCGGCTCCAGCGCCACCAGCGCGACATGAATCAGGGCGTCGGTGAAGGCGGTCTGCTGCTCCGGCGTTTGATGGTCCACGCCCTTTTGCAGGACGTAACTATCGCCGATCATCAGCTTTTCGCGCCGGATATTCGACGGCGGCACGGTGAATTTTTGCCCCTTGAGGTCGATCTCGACGCCCTCAAGCAGCGGTTCGCGAATTTTTCCGGTGTAGAACGTCATAAGGCTCGATTCCGCTCGATACCCCCTTGCGGCGGTGTGATGCTTCGATTATTTGGTCCGGCGCACGCGAGTTGCTAGCGCCCTCTGCCCGCCGCCTCACAACCCCTCTTGTCGCATTACACTTGACATTATGTCGCTCGTTATGAATGATTCCGTGATCAAGAGCTTCAAGCACAAGGGCCGATCGTCGCGCGATTACCCGCCCGCCGACGCATCCTGGCGTGCTGTTTGCCCGCGATATTCTGCCGGCGATGGGCCGCCGCACTATCGGCGAAATCGCCCTCCTGCTCGGCGTGAGCCGGTAGACCCTTCATCGCGTGATGGCGGGCGATACGGCGATCAGTCCGGAGATGGCGGTCCGGCTGGGTAAGCTTTGCGGCAATGGCCCTGAGCTGTGGATGAATTTACAGGGCCGTTATGACCTGTGGCACGCGAACCGCAAGCTCAAGAAAAAGCTTTCTTCGATCCCGACTCTTCGCGAGTAGCACCAAAAAAGGCCCGGCGCGGCTCGCGCCGCCCGGGCCTAACCCCTCTCCCGCCCCCGCGCCTAAAAGAACGCGCCGGTGATGATTCCGAGGTTCAAACCGCCATCGGCGAACATCATGAAATCTAACTCCGGGTAGACGAAATCTGTCGTCTTGGTGGTGTAGCCGAGCTTGCTGCCAACCACCTGATTGAACTGAAAGGCCAGCTTGATATTCGAGCCGCCATAGACCGACTTCCCGATCAACTTCACGATCGGCTGCGTCCCCAGCAGATGACTCTGAATCAGAATCGATTGGTTGCTGCTGGCGTTCGGCGCGAAGGAATAATCTAGCAGCACCGCCTTGGTCGTATCGCCCGAATTGAAGGTGTAAACCCCGCTCGTCAGATTGACTGAGTACTGGCCCGCCGTCGGCGCATTCGCCACTGCCGTCAG includes these proteins:
- a CDS encoding amidohydrolase family protein, yielding MSGNHHVDAQQLRARLSHPVIDSDGHWVEYQPMILDYVRKVAGNKAADGFKSRDDVVAQIISMSNAERRDQGRAQQAWWAFPTRNTRDRATAMLPKLLYHRLDELGIDFAVLYPTTGLGLYSISDAEMRQAACRGFNMYIADVFGEFADRLTPAAAIPMHTPAEALAELEHVKSLGLKAIVAGSIIRRPIPALARKGGSLRAGVTYDALGLDSEYDYDPVWAKCVELGFAPTFHSAGRSAGFRMSPSNFTYNHIGHFATAAEAVCKALVIGGVTRRFPTLRCAFLEGGVGWACQLYSDLIGHWKKRNARALAEVDPANLDRKLLRELFEQYGSKEAAAKLDGWQAVPEGEEVAARWAAQGPAVIDDYSACKIEKPADFLDLFACNFYFGCEADDPTNAWGFADKVNPYGARIKTLFGSDIGHFDVADMREVLIEAHELVDDGLITESDFRDFVFGYPVEFWAGANPDFFKGTVVESQVNAFIKSGAGRCDAAVCA
- a CDS encoding SDR family oxidoreductase, with product MGRLDGKVAFITGSGSGIGQAAAVRFCREGAQVVVAEISRESGERTVAMARDLGGDATFIHTDVTEPESVERAIVATVATYGKLNILYNNAGGSTAQDGPVTKVTIEEFWRTIKVDLYGTFLACKYAIPELIKAGGGAVINTSSVVALTGIKGRDAYTAAKGGVLAMTRSMAANYAKHKIRVNAIAPGATLTARVRKLLGDDPAGAALADNHLLGMGEPEDIANMALFLASDEARIITGAVFPVDSGWSAV
- a CDS encoding nuclear transport factor 2 family protein translates to MSSILEEKEAIRDLMSEYCFYVDNGEFEKFAALFALDGIFETGPLGKLEGRRAIHDFIAAHVPRAGEGPARKHCTMNHLIRVNGAEARADSYIVVVREAGDGIIASLAGRYEDQLIKEAGAWRFKVRKIHFDISGDLGLKKPETR
- a CDS encoding OB-fold domain-containing protein encodes the protein MSEARAKPVPLADELSAPFWAAAREGRLVVQRCVCGYYNHPPRQVCDQCLSQELKFVPVSGRGKIYSFTIMHQRDVAGFESEAPFLNLVVELDAQPMLLMVANLPAAERDRVRIGAPVEVQFEDRGGGAVIPQFRLAD
- a CDS encoding M20 family metallopeptidase: MSNYLHEYLYEVLERLIAFDTVSAHSDVAAMEYLADHLDRAGFRTAIHKSEIARVTQANLVAWAGSPAPNGLIISGHLDTVPFAGQPGWERDPIRMERTDERIFGRGTTDMKGFLAQCLDAARELDQARLRRPLVFIFTASEEIGGLGAQRVTPALPDLLGDLPCPALAWIGEPTSYAIHAAHKSAVVVEIKVRGRGGHSGAPQQGANAIAVAGKVIEVIGRLQEERRAQPDPQFAALFPDSPFDVMNFGTISGGIAENVIAEQCTLRISYRTLPGTDALALREEIARRCAAIETYDYASRDHRATIEVGAAKVMPAMASRRGTLLERALLEVTGEQQVSGAPFCTDGGWFADGGISSLICGPGEYAQAHQPNESIPRAAFERGTAVVLQVVAKLCC
- a CDS encoding alpha/beta fold hydrolase: MPQAKINGIDLCYEVHGEGPALVLAHGGGGNHLSWWQQVPELSRQFRCVTFDHRGFGDSRDAEGGPGANAFVEDLRQLLDHLGLERAALAGQSMGGWTVLGFAAAYPDRVSALVLCDTTAGVDDPEIIREQAAALSDLRKGGLTQILTHAYAAGFPHREPMRHFLYQQISGLNRHVPPNLLATLTGLKHQVDEVIAKRIPTMLLVGEEDVIAPPPLMELIARRIPHARFVKVPGAGHSVYFERPEEFNRILLGFLREATS
- a CDS encoding tyrosine-type recombinase/integrase is translated as MKAATAALQALLASPTAQLLTADLYAITLVTGQVLRWSSLDRDTVFNSNVYTKGDQAVSRTAIKQQTLRQSREAAYDVTITVAALGTPIVALGLTLKQALVAGLFDGATVTVNRIFNPALLTNGQASVDATAYGSVVLFVGFVADVEIGAVKADVVVVAFGTGLRPNENFGLKRADIDLGNRIVRVRQTFSRWGEGTVKNKRARRDLVMTDAVYAALRAQISATELRFVWLWPMSPSRPQPHGPQRFSSKNWPAILKRAGVKHREFYQCRHTFATRLLQEGAELQAVAEQMGHANLQMLIDHYLKWKPGQAAGKRQGTSNG
- a CDS encoding HigA family addiction module antitoxin, whose translation is MAGDTAISPEMAVRLGKLCGNGPELWMNLQGRYDLWHANRKLKKKLSSIPTLRE